Part of the Cellulomonas taurus genome, CGCACAGGTCGGTGATGGCGACAGTGACGAACCTAGGGGTCAGCGGCCCGCCGCCGGAACGGTCCGACGACGGATCTTGGTCGCGGCGGTGCTACATCCGACGGCGGAGGGCCTACCTCTCAAGGATGACCTGCGCTGGTCAGCGTCGCGCGGGAACTGTGCGACGCCCTTCCGCGTTCTAGTCTGAAGACCCAACACAGCCGGTCCGACATCCGAACCGACCCGGAGGACTCATGAGCAACCCGGTGTTCAGCAACAGCGCCGTCTTCGGCGACCCTCGTGCGCAGGGCAAGCGTGGCAACCAGACCCGCGCGGGTCAGCCGCAGCAGCCCGGCTACCTGGAGGGCTACTACACCGGTCAGCCGCAGGCAGCCCCGGGCTCCACCGTCGACGCCGCACAGCTCGACCAGATGTACGGCGCCCCGTCGGCGACCACCCGGGACACCGGGCGGATGACCTACGACGACGTCATCGTCAAGACCGGTGGGCTGCTCGCGCTGCTGGTCGTGGTGGCGGCCGCCACCTGGAACTGGGCACCGCAGCTGTTCTGGGTCGGCGCGATCGCCGGTCTGGTGCTCGGCCTGGTCAACGCGTTCAAGAAGAACCCCAGCCCGCCGCTGATCATCGCGTACACCGTGGCGCAGGGTGTGTTCCTGGGTGGCATCAGCTTCGTCTTCCAGAACATGTACGTCGCCGGTGAGAACGCCCAGCCGATCGTGCTGCAGGCGGTGATCGGCACGATGGCGACCTTCGGTGCCGC contains:
- a CDS encoding Bax inhibitor-1/YccA family protein, with product MSNPVFSNSAVFGDPRAQGKRGNQTRAGQPQQPGYLEGYYTGQPQAAPGSTVDAAQLDQMYGAPSATTRDTGRMTYDDVIVKTGGLLALLVVVAAATWNWAPQLFWVGAIAGLVLGLVNAFKKNPSPPLIIAYTVAQGVFLGGISFVFQNMYVAGENAQPIVLQAVIGTMATFGAALFLFKSGKVRVTPKFTRWLMISLVGYLAFSLVNFVLSFFMGGDFGPLRSGWLGVLVGLVAVGLAAASLIMDFDSIKRGVEGGAPAKFAWSAAFGLIVTLVWLYLEILRILAILQGRD